A genomic stretch from Hemibagrus wyckioides isolate EC202008001 linkage group LG02, SWU_Hwy_1.0, whole genome shotgun sequence includes:
- the lasp1 gene encoding LIM and SH3 domain protein 1 isoform X2 has product MNPLCSRCNRVVYPTEKVNCLDKYWHKGCFSCEVCKMTLNMKNYKGFDKKPYCNAHYPKTSFTSVADTPENLRLKQQSKMQSQVLYKEEFEKNKGKGFSVVADTPEMQRIKKTQDQISNIKYHEDFEKSKMGGEVHHPPPQQSTTPVYQPPAASQNYHYEPEPVRQAAAAPPPSSGKRYRAVYDYTAADEDEVSFLDGDVIVDVQPIDEGWMYGRVERTGQQGMLPANYVEAI; this is encoded by the exons tacTGGCATAAAGGATGTTTCAGCTGTGAGGTATGCAAGATGACTCTAAACATGAAGAACTACAAAGGCTTTGATAAGAAACCATACTGCAATGC acaCTACCCAAAAACGTCATTCACGAGTGTTGCTGACACTCCCGAAAACCTACGCCTGAAACAGCAAAGCAAGATGCAaagccag GTGCTCTACAAGGAGGAGTTTGAGAAGAACAAAGGGAAAGGCTTCAGTGTTGTAGCTGACACACCAGAGATGCAGAGAATTAAGAAAACCCAAGATCAGATCAGCAAC ATTAAATATCATGAGGATTTTGAAAAGAGTAAAATGGGAGGAGAAGTTCACCATCCACCTCCGCAACAAAGCACAACTCCAG TATATCAACCCCCAGCTGCATCGCAGAACTACCACTATGAGCCAGAACCAGTGCGCCAAGCTGCTGCAGCTCCTCCGCCTAGCTCTGGG AAACGTTACCGGGCAGTGTATGACTACACCGCagctgatgaagatgaagtgtcATTCCTTGACGGTGATGTGATTGTGGACGTGCAGCCAATTGATGAAGGATGGATGTATGGAAGAGTGGAGCGCACTGGTCAGCAGGGCATGCTGCCTGCTAACTATGTGGAGGCCATATGA
- the lasp1 gene encoding LIM and SH3 domain protein 1 isoform X1: protein MNPLCSRCNRVVYPTEKVNCLDKYWHKGCFSCEVCKMTLNMKNYKGFDKKPYCNAHYPKTSFTSVADTPENLRLKQQSKMQSQVLYKEEFEKNKGKGFSVVADTPEMQRIKKTQDQISNVGHRQHTSSSSIKYHEDFEKSKMGGEVHHPPPQQSTTPVYQPPAASQNYHYEPEPVRQAAAAPPPSSGKRYRAVYDYTAADEDEVSFLDGDVIVDVQPIDEGWMYGRVERTGQQGMLPANYVEAI from the exons tacTGGCATAAAGGATGTTTCAGCTGTGAGGTATGCAAGATGACTCTAAACATGAAGAACTACAAAGGCTTTGATAAGAAACCATACTGCAATGC acaCTACCCAAAAACGTCATTCACGAGTGTTGCTGACACTCCCGAAAACCTACGCCTGAAACAGCAAAGCAAGATGCAaagccag GTGCTCTACAAGGAGGAGTTTGAGAAGAACAAAGGGAAAGGCTTCAGTGTTGTAGCTGACACACCAGAGATGCAGAGAATTAAGAAAACCCAAGATCAGATCAGCAACGTAGGTCACAGGCAACACACGAGCTCTTCCAGT ATTAAATATCATGAGGATTTTGAAAAGAGTAAAATGGGAGGAGAAGTTCACCATCCACCTCCGCAACAAAGCACAACTCCAG TATATCAACCCCCAGCTGCATCGCAGAACTACCACTATGAGCCAGAACCAGTGCGCCAAGCTGCTGCAGCTCCTCCGCCTAGCTCTGGG AAACGTTACCGGGCAGTGTATGACTACACCGCagctgatgaagatgaagtgtcATTCCTTGACGGTGATGTGATTGTGGACGTGCAGCCAATTGATGAAGGATGGATGTATGGAAGAGTGGAGCGCACTGGTCAGCAGGGCATGCTGCCTGCTAACTATGTGGAGGCCATATGA